The genomic DNA CACTATACACAGAATAGGCTCTTTCTCTCCATCAATAGCCAAGAATTGGGAGGGCTACTACTCTCTCAAGAAGAGTGCTCTCATCAATCCACAGTGACTTCCCTTACTGCCTGTCATTCTAACCTGATTTGAGGAAAAGCCGCTAAGAAGCCTGTTACTGTACTTAAGGAGTGTGTTTGTAtggtgacaacaacaacaacatcttgtaGCTGACATGGACCAGATGTTTACCATGCTGCAAGTTAGGGCTGCATAACTTAATAAGCTGAAACCACCCTCTATGCAGCCTTTGGTTGTTTCTGTTATGGAAATTCTAGATTCAATGGGCACATTGCTAACCCATATACAGAGCACTGAACTGAAGAATGTAATTTACAGCTCATGAAATGGCTATGAATGCTTCCCATAGCCTTCTGCCTGCCCAGATTTCTCAGTTAGTCTTTTACCCAACATGCTAATTCCTAAAAATGGAAGCTCGTGTTTAACTAATGTCATATTTGAATAAATTTGTATGTGAATTGTTGGCTTTCAACTAGAAATTAAGATAATTTATTGAGTTTACAATGCTAAAAACAGTTGTTATTCAACTTCTTCGTGTAGCTACTAAAGATCCTCTGCTTCAAACTGCTAGGCAGCATGGAGAGCTGTAGATAAGGTGATGATTTATCTTAACTACAGAAAGGAGATAGGTGTTCGCAGGAGACAATTTGTCAAAACAAGAATGCATGCAAGGCAATTAAATTTTAAGTATTACACACCAACTATCCGGCTACATTCTGTGTCTTTACAGATGGGGAATTAAGGAAATTTCAATTGGCTGAGCCAGCAGAATCTTTTACTGGTCTTAAAACCAGGTCTGAGGCTTAATCCCAGCAGGCCCAACCTAAGGTTTCTACACTTGATTAAGCCTTTCCACAACAGAGCTGATGTCATTATTTATTGAGCCAGTCACAACATAACAACTACCAGCCCGTTCCAGTCTTAGACTTCAGTTTCAATCTAtgaatcatttttctttcttttgttttttattttgattcCCTCTATTCCCTCTTctccactttctttccttctttctctgcttTATTTGTTTCACTGTATTCTATAAGTTTAGTCTTATTAGAGttccatttattttatctatttcaacCTCCCCCCCTGCTTTTTAAGAGTGTCCTGTGAGACAAATAAGTTAAGGAGAGGGAGAACAATGGAGCAGTGGATCACAATGTTTTCTTCAACTAGAAGTCcatgccttttctttttgttttcccccttcatatcttttggatttttattattttagtttttgaATTTGTTTAAGTGTTTTGGAGGGAGGTAATCTgggtaacaaacaaacaaccccaagTACATTCTAAGttaaaagaatataaaacaaacagctgGTATAAAGCTGCCACTGTATTCTTACAAGAAACCCATCTAAAGACAGGGGATGCAAACAAGCCTTCAGAAAAATTGTACCAGTGAGATCTGTTACAAATATTTCTAGATGGTGTAAAGGAGTGGCATTTCTAATCTGTAAAAAATCCAAATGGGTGCTTTTTGATTTCACTTGAAAGATATTTAGAATAATTAAAAGCCTGATTAATGGTTATGGGCCTAATAGTGAGGTACCAGAAATGTTTCATAATTGTTTTATTAACAAAACAATCCACAGCTAGAACTACTTTACAGGCATATAAGAATGAATATGGTTTAACTGATTTTACCCAGAAGATAGGGTAAAATGAGAAATgtcccaacaggattctagcaaTCAAAGATGAAAGCTATATATATATCCTACGAAAATAAACCTtcagtgtttaatttttttttttggcaaatctTTATTGCTTTGATAATGCAATTGACCAACAGGATATAGAGACTTCCTTGAACTTTCCTCATCTTAGCGTATCACAAAAACAATTTCTTTTGGAACTACAGATATAAAGCAGTACATTGAAATGAGTATTACCTTTGCCCGCTCTTTTGTTAACCGTGGCCACGACTGGCCAGATTCCCCTTTTCGTAAACAACATAACACAGATCTGTCTGTTCTTTTATGCTTTGATTCCTGAAAAGAAAGAATGATTGCAAACTCCCccatttaaaaacattcaatCACTCAGATCTAATTCTACAGTATCAACAGCTAAAAAACAGCATTCTGCCCTGCAGAGAAGCCAAGGTGATGTAGTCATAtaaactaggactctggaagaccaaggtgCAAATctctgttcaaccatggaaacccagtgggtgactatgaacaagtcacactttcttgtcTTTAAAGCTgacttggatcccatcccaggagaaaggtgAAGCAtaagttcaataaataaatagttaaataaatacataataaaatgaaGGAAGGCAATGTAAGCTTCCTCTGAATTAATATTGATAAGAAAACCTAGAGTAACATTGCTATAAGTctgagatgacttgaaggcacacaacaagcagcCCAAGCCATGTAACGAATTGCCTCAAACTATGCCCCACCAGCTACATTAGCCATCAAACTGGTCATAACCAATAGAAGTTAGACATGAATGTCTTCACCAGTAGTATAAACATAGTTATCAACCTATAGTCATGAAActtgcaattattattaattttgcaaCCTTTTTTCCACTGGGACCTTATCTGAATAGAATGAGGGGTCTGGTGGGGCAGAGGAGTAGGAAAGAAAAGAACTGAAGTACATCTAATGACACAGACCACTTCTTACTCAAATGCCTTGAACAATGACCGGAACATAATACAGTGAGCAAATTAAGAGAGAAAAACTGCATACTGCACTCTCTGGTAATTACCAAAAGTTTACAACATTGTGATTATGCATGTGGCCATAGAAAAATCACATGTGAAGCTACAAAACTGCCTCCTAGATACCAATGCACAAAGAACATCCCACCAGTCCATGTTTTCAAAATACTCAGTACCACACAACCTTCTCAcataacataaaaacaacagGTAAAAATCACCATCTATTAAGTTATCGGCTTACTAATAACATACAGCCTAATGCTACTGTGACCCACTAAAAGCAAGCATTGGATAGAAGAAGATGGGAAACTTACATTTGGATCAATAGAATTATAAAGGTCAATTTCATTTAAATGCTTGAAGTTATCATTTCCTCCGAGGCAACTgcagaaaatgggaggaaaaatgTATACTGTCAACATAAAAGAGCCATTTTATTCCAACAGATTTGATTTCTGTTCACAATCAACTTTCAAACTGCTTACCTGAACGTAAGTTTGGATTTTTCAAAATTTACATTAACGTCCTTACTGTCTTCAACACAGAATTCAATAAAGACATAGTCCTTTCGGTCATACCACTTCGCAGAAGCAGGCTGCCTAGAAAATTAGAGAATTTGAACTTtgagaaacaaaaatgtaaacaataaTTTCACAAATTAATAAATAGCTTAAACTAAGTATCAATGGTGTCTTATCACATAGGTTTGCGTTTTTGAACAGGCTCTTAAGAACGGACCAGATTTTAAGGTTCTCTAACCATTTTACCATGCTTTTCTAATAAATGCAACTTTGTGCATATGATTGGTAGATGAAGCTATAGCAGAAAGAGCTGAAAGCAGATCACTCTTCCGCTATCCTCATAGGGATCTTCTCCCAATATCATGGTGAGGCTTGCTCCCAGAAGTAAAGGATGACTATGAGGAACTCAAGGAGGTCAATCAAGAGAGGAGTTTAAGACACATATAGGTGTATCTCAGCAACGGGATCACCAAGAAGGCTACAAACAACAACACTGCAGTTTAGTTCGCAATGGGTGGATAAAATTCAGTTTAGGTCACTGATTCTCAAAGGGGGGGAACGGGACTGTAATGACTGGACcaccagtcatttgaggactccTCCCAAACTACAAAGGGTTAAGCTGGGGGGGAGATATACGCTAATGAGAgcttacatcacatgctaatgagaagttacatcatagctgacctaAGGCCCAACTGGCCAATCAGAGAGTAGGGCCGGGAGTTTCGAGAATCCTTCACCTGAGGTCTTTAAAAGGCCCTGAGGCCATGTGGTCTTTAGTCTTTTGTCTTCTTGTTTTGGGAGCCCAGCTGTTGAGCCTGTGCCAGAAGGGCAGGCTTAAGGGAAGCAAGTTGAGCTAAACAATGagagccagctccttgcatccaaaacccatcaaggactgcaaatcccatctctgtatgagtagcttaggaaatgtgttagctagtgcatctaggcttttgttatgttaacttttggcttgcctgaaatgaatatggCTCCAGGGATCATCA from Sceloporus undulatus isolate JIND9_A2432 ecotype Alabama chromosome 2, SceUnd_v1.1, whole genome shotgun sequence includes the following:
- the PTGES3 gene encoding prostaglandin E synthase 3 isoform X1, coding for MQPASAKWYDRKDYVFIEFCVEDSKDVNVNFEKSKLTFSCLGGNDNFKHLNEIDLYNSIDPNESKHKRTDRSVLCCLRKGESGQSWPRLTKERAKLNWLSVDFNNWKDWEDDSDEDMSNFDRFSEMMNNMGGDEDVDLPEVDGADDDSPDSDDEKMPDLE